A DNA window from Odocoileus virginianus isolate 20LAN1187 ecotype Illinois unplaced genomic scaffold, Ovbor_1.2 Unplaced_Scaffold_5, whole genome shotgun sequence contains the following coding sequences:
- the RNF212 gene encoding probable E3 SUMO-protein ligase RNF212 isoform X5 has protein sequence MASWVFCNRCFQPPQATSCFSLTNCGHVYCDVCLRKGKRDECLICKVACRTILLSKHTDSDIQALFMGIDSLCRKYAKETSQILHPVKKMGNLACHSQDSAQPDKYISEFQEKHRRRLLAFYGEKGEVTTSSFQHSKNSSFHGLCFLVTAPSARPNGPLFQSRDSSASERVESMEVDLTPSPRRKPEVIAGPPRISLLSPPRDGRMEMLTVLEAGGLKPSSQASAPASYLPELRACRRSLLPDPSTVSLWGSLASSELSWFLATFEQRCLHLRAASPTALSTLA, from the exons ATGGCCAGCTGGGTGTTCTGTAACCGCTGCTTCCAGCCGCCCCAGGCGACGTCGTGCTTCAGCCTGACCAACTGTGGCCACGTGTACTGTGACGTCTGCCTGCGCAAAG GTAAAAGGGATGAATGCTTGATTTGTAAAGTTGCTTGTCGTACAATTCTACTTTCAAAACAT ACAGACTCCGACATCCAGGCGCTCTTCATGGGCATAGACAGTCTGTGCAGGAAGTATGCCAAGGAGACCTCCCAG ATTCTGCATCCTGTGAAGAAGATGGGAAACCTTGCGTGCCACAGCCAGGACtcggcacagccagataaatac ATCTCAGAATTTCAAGAAAAGCACAGGAGGAGACTGTTAGCCTTCTACGGAGAAAAG ggTGAGGTCACAACAAGCAGTTTTCAGCACAGTAAAAACTCCAGCTTCCA TGGTCTGTGCTTTCTCGTCACAGCGCCTTCAGCAAGGCCAAACGGACCTCTGTTCCAGTCCCGTGACTCATCAGCCTCTGAAAG GGTCGAGTCCATGGAAGTTGACCTCACGCCCTCTCCAAGGAGAAAG CCTGAGGTCATCGCTGGCCCACCGAGGATCTCCCTGCTCAGCCCACCTCGGGATGGACGCATGG AGATGCTCACTGTCTTAGAGGCAGGAGGACTCAAGCCCTCTTCACAGGCATCTGCACCCGCCTCCTACCTCCCAGAGCTGCGTGCCTGTCGGCGGTCACTCTTACCCGACCCAAGCACTGTTTCATTGTGGGGCAGCTTGGCCAGCAGTGAGCTCTCCTGGTTTTTGGCCACCTTTGAACAACGTTGTCTTCATTTGAGG GCAGCATCGCCCACCGCCCTCAGCACCTTGGCCTGA
- the RNF212 gene encoding probable E3 SUMO-protein ligase RNF212 isoform X8: protein MASWVFCNRCFQPPQATSCFSLTNCGHVYCDVCLRKGKRDECLICKVACRTILLSKHTDSDIQALFMGIDSLCRKYAKETSQISEFQEKHRRRLLAFYGEKGEVTTSSFQHSKNSSFHGLCFLVTAPSARPNGPLFQSRDSSASERVESMEVDLTPSPRRKPEVIAGPPRISLLSPPRDGRMEMLTVLEAGGLKPSSQASAPASYLPELRACRRSLLPDPSTVSLWGSLASSELSWFLATFEQRCLHLRAASPTALSTLA, encoded by the exons ATGGCCAGCTGGGTGTTCTGTAACCGCTGCTTCCAGCCGCCCCAGGCGACGTCGTGCTTCAGCCTGACCAACTGTGGCCACGTGTACTGTGACGTCTGCCTGCGCAAAG GTAAAAGGGATGAATGCTTGATTTGTAAAGTTGCTTGTCGTACAATTCTACTTTCAAAACAT ACAGACTCCGACATCCAGGCGCTCTTCATGGGCATAGACAGTCTGTGCAGGAAGTATGCCAAGGAGACCTCCCAG ATCTCAGAATTTCAAGAAAAGCACAGGAGGAGACTGTTAGCCTTCTACGGAGAAAAG ggTGAGGTCACAACAAGCAGTTTTCAGCACAGTAAAAACTCCAGCTTCCA TGGTCTGTGCTTTCTCGTCACAGCGCCTTCAGCAAGGCCAAACGGACCTCTGTTCCAGTCCCGTGACTCATCAGCCTCTGAAAG GGTCGAGTCCATGGAAGTTGACCTCACGCCCTCTCCAAGGAGAAAG CCTGAGGTCATCGCTGGCCCACCGAGGATCTCCCTGCTCAGCCCACCTCGGGATGGACGCATGG AGATGCTCACTGTCTTAGAGGCAGGAGGACTCAAGCCCTCTTCACAGGCATCTGCACCCGCCTCCTACCTCCCAGAGCTGCGTGCCTGTCGGCGGTCACTCTTACCCGACCCAAGCACTGTTTCATTGTGGGGCAGCTTGGCCAGCAGTGAGCTCTCCTGGTTTTTGGCCACCTTTGAACAACGTTGTCTTCATTTGAGG GCAGCATCGCCCACCGCCCTCAGCACCTTGGCCTGA
- the RNF212 gene encoding probable E3 SUMO-protein ligase RNF212 isoform X1 has translation MASWVFCNRCFQPPQATSCFSLTNCGHVYCDVCLRKGKRDECLICKVACRTILLSKHTDSDIQALFMGIDSLCRKYAKETSQILHPVKKMGNLACHSQDSAQPDKYVNEQLSLPRNLRISRKAQEETVSLLRRKGLSVGGVSQEVDAAGGAAAEGEVTTSSFQHSKNSSFHGLCFLVTAPSARPNGPLFQSRDSSASERVESMEVDLTPSPRRKPEVIAGPPRISLLSPPRDGRMEMLTVLEAGGLKPSSQASAPASYLPELRACRRSLLPDPSTVSLWGSLASSELSWFLATFEQRCLHLRAASPTALSTLA, from the exons ATGGCCAGCTGGGTGTTCTGTAACCGCTGCTTCCAGCCGCCCCAGGCGACGTCGTGCTTCAGCCTGACCAACTGTGGCCACGTGTACTGTGACGTCTGCCTGCGCAAAG GTAAAAGGGATGAATGCTTGATTTGTAAAGTTGCTTGTCGTACAATTCTACTTTCAAAACAT ACAGACTCCGACATCCAGGCGCTCTTCATGGGCATAGACAGTCTGTGCAGGAAGTATGCCAAGGAGACCTCCCAG ATTCTGCATCCTGTGAAGAAGATGGGAAACCTTGCGTGCCACAGCCAGGACtcggcacagccagataaatacgTAAATGAACAGCTCTCCCTTCCCAGAA ATCTCAGAATTTCAAGAAAAGCACAGGAGGAGACTGTTAGCCTTCTACGGAGAAAAG GTCTCTCAGTTGGAGGGGTCTCTCAGGAAGTCGACGCTGCGGGTGGAGCAGCTGCAGAG ggTGAGGTCACAACAAGCAGTTTTCAGCACAGTAAAAACTCCAGCTTCCA TGGTCTGTGCTTTCTCGTCACAGCGCCTTCAGCAAGGCCAAACGGACCTCTGTTCCAGTCCCGTGACTCATCAGCCTCTGAAAG GGTCGAGTCCATGGAAGTTGACCTCACGCCCTCTCCAAGGAGAAAG CCTGAGGTCATCGCTGGCCCACCGAGGATCTCCCTGCTCAGCCCACCTCGGGATGGACGCATGG AGATGCTCACTGTCTTAGAGGCAGGAGGACTCAAGCCCTCTTCACAGGCATCTGCACCCGCCTCCTACCTCCCAGAGCTGCGTGCCTGTCGGCGGTCACTCTTACCCGACCCAAGCACTGTTTCATTGTGGGGCAGCTTGGCCAGCAGTGAGCTCTCCTGGTTTTTGGCCACCTTTGAACAACGTTGTCTTCATTTGAGG GCAGCATCGCCCACCGCCCTCAGCACCTTGGCCTGA
- the RNF212 gene encoding probable E3 SUMO-protein ligase RNF212 isoform X3, translated as MASWVFCNRCFQPPQATSCFSLTNCGHVYCDVCLRKGKRDECLICKVACRTILLSKHTDSDIQALFMGIDSLCRKYAKETSQILHPVKKMGNLACHSQDSAQPDKYISEFQEKHRRRLLAFYGEKVSQLEGSLRKSTLRVEQLQRVRSQQAVFSTVKTPASTPSARPNGPLFQSRDSSASERVESMEVDLTPSPRRKPEVIAGPPRISLLSPPRDGRMEMLTVLEAGGLKPSSQASAPASYLPELRACRRSLLPDPSTVSLWGSLASSELSWFLATFEQRCLHLRAASPTALSTLA; from the exons ATGGCCAGCTGGGTGTTCTGTAACCGCTGCTTCCAGCCGCCCCAGGCGACGTCGTGCTTCAGCCTGACCAACTGTGGCCACGTGTACTGTGACGTCTGCCTGCGCAAAG GTAAAAGGGATGAATGCTTGATTTGTAAAGTTGCTTGTCGTACAATTCTACTTTCAAAACAT ACAGACTCCGACATCCAGGCGCTCTTCATGGGCATAGACAGTCTGTGCAGGAAGTATGCCAAGGAGACCTCCCAG ATTCTGCATCCTGTGAAGAAGATGGGAAACCTTGCGTGCCACAGCCAGGACtcggcacagccagataaatac ATCTCAGAATTTCAAGAAAAGCACAGGAGGAGACTGTTAGCCTTCTACGGAGAAAAG GTCTCTCAGTTGGAGGGGTCTCTCAGGAAGTCGACGCTGCGGGTGGAGCAGCTGCAGAG ggTGAGGTCACAACAAGCAGTTTTCAGCACAGTAAAAACTCCAGCTTCCA CGCCTTCAGCAAGGCCAAACGGACCTCTGTTCCAGTCCCGTGACTCATCAGCCTCTGAAAG GGTCGAGTCCATGGAAGTTGACCTCACGCCCTCTCCAAGGAGAAAG CCTGAGGTCATCGCTGGCCCACCGAGGATCTCCCTGCTCAGCCCACCTCGGGATGGACGCATGG AGATGCTCACTGTCTTAGAGGCAGGAGGACTCAAGCCCTCTTCACAGGCATCTGCACCCGCCTCCTACCTCCCAGAGCTGCGTGCCTGTCGGCGGTCACTCTTACCCGACCCAAGCACTGTTTCATTGTGGGGCAGCTTGGCCAGCAGTGAGCTCTCCTGGTTTTTGGCCACCTTTGAACAACGTTGTCTTCATTTGAGG GCAGCATCGCCCACCGCCCTCAGCACCTTGGCCTGA
- the RNF212 gene encoding probable E3 SUMO-protein ligase RNF212 isoform X4 has translation MDCYCVSLFSYVHAPRLFHGKRDECLICKVACRTILLSKHTDSDIQALFMGIDSLCRKYAKETSQILHPVKKMGNLACHSQDSAQPDKYVNEQLSLPRNLRISRKAQEETVSLLRRKGLSVGGVSQEVDAAGGAAAEGEVTTSSFQHSKNSSFHGLCFLVTAPSARPNGPLFQSRDSSASERVESMEVDLTPSPRRKPEVIAGPPRISLLSPPRDGRMEMLTVLEAGGLKPSSQASAPASYLPELRACRRSLLPDPSTVSLWGSLASSELSWFLATFEQRCLHLRAASPTALSTLA, from the exons ATGGATTGTTACTGTGTAAGTCTTTTCAGCTATGTGCATGCCCCCAGGCTTTTCCACG GTAAAAGGGATGAATGCTTGATTTGTAAAGTTGCTTGTCGTACAATTCTACTTTCAAAACAT ACAGACTCCGACATCCAGGCGCTCTTCATGGGCATAGACAGTCTGTGCAGGAAGTATGCCAAGGAGACCTCCCAG ATTCTGCATCCTGTGAAGAAGATGGGAAACCTTGCGTGCCACAGCCAGGACtcggcacagccagataaatacgTAAATGAACAGCTCTCCCTTCCCAGAA ATCTCAGAATTTCAAGAAAAGCACAGGAGGAGACTGTTAGCCTTCTACGGAGAAAAG GTCTCTCAGTTGGAGGGGTCTCTCAGGAAGTCGACGCTGCGGGTGGAGCAGCTGCAGAG ggTGAGGTCACAACAAGCAGTTTTCAGCACAGTAAAAACTCCAGCTTCCA TGGTCTGTGCTTTCTCGTCACAGCGCCTTCAGCAAGGCCAAACGGACCTCTGTTCCAGTCCCGTGACTCATCAGCCTCTGAAAG GGTCGAGTCCATGGAAGTTGACCTCACGCCCTCTCCAAGGAGAAAG CCTGAGGTCATCGCTGGCCCACCGAGGATCTCCCTGCTCAGCCCACCTCGGGATGGACGCATGG AGATGCTCACTGTCTTAGAGGCAGGAGGACTCAAGCCCTCTTCACAGGCATCTGCACCCGCCTCCTACCTCCCAGAGCTGCGTGCCTGTCGGCGGTCACTCTTACCCGACCCAAGCACTGTTTCATTGTGGGGCAGCTTGGCCAGCAGTGAGCTCTCCTGGTTTTTGGCCACCTTTGAACAACGTTGTCTTCATTTGAGG GCAGCATCGCCCACCGCCCTCAGCACCTTGGCCTGA
- the RNF212 gene encoding probable E3 SUMO-protein ligase RNF212 isoform X7 produces MASWVFCNRCFQPPQATSCFSLTNCGHVYCDVCLRKGKRDECLICKVACRTILLSKHTDSDIQALFMGIDSLCRKYAKETSQISEFQEKHRRRLLAFYGEKVSQLEGSLRKSTLRVEQLQRVRSQQAVFSTVKTPASTPSARPNGPLFQSRDSSASERVESMEVDLTPSPRRKPEVIAGPPRISLLSPPRDGRMEMLTVLEAGGLKPSSQASAPASYLPELRACRRSLLPDPSTVSLWGSLASSELSWFLATFEQRCLHLRAASPTALSTLA; encoded by the exons ATGGCCAGCTGGGTGTTCTGTAACCGCTGCTTCCAGCCGCCCCAGGCGACGTCGTGCTTCAGCCTGACCAACTGTGGCCACGTGTACTGTGACGTCTGCCTGCGCAAAG GTAAAAGGGATGAATGCTTGATTTGTAAAGTTGCTTGTCGTACAATTCTACTTTCAAAACAT ACAGACTCCGACATCCAGGCGCTCTTCATGGGCATAGACAGTCTGTGCAGGAAGTATGCCAAGGAGACCTCCCAG ATCTCAGAATTTCAAGAAAAGCACAGGAGGAGACTGTTAGCCTTCTACGGAGAAAAG GTCTCTCAGTTGGAGGGGTCTCTCAGGAAGTCGACGCTGCGGGTGGAGCAGCTGCAGAG ggTGAGGTCACAACAAGCAGTTTTCAGCACAGTAAAAACTCCAGCTTCCA CGCCTTCAGCAAGGCCAAACGGACCTCTGTTCCAGTCCCGTGACTCATCAGCCTCTGAAAG GGTCGAGTCCATGGAAGTTGACCTCACGCCCTCTCCAAGGAGAAAG CCTGAGGTCATCGCTGGCCCACCGAGGATCTCCCTGCTCAGCCCACCTCGGGATGGACGCATGG AGATGCTCACTGTCTTAGAGGCAGGAGGACTCAAGCCCTCTTCACAGGCATCTGCACCCGCCTCCTACCTCCCAGAGCTGCGTGCCTGTCGGCGGTCACTCTTACCCGACCCAAGCACTGTTTCATTGTGGGGCAGCTTGGCCAGCAGTGAGCTCTCCTGGTTTTTGGCCACCTTTGAACAACGTTGTCTTCATTTGAGG GCAGCATCGCCCACCGCCCTCAGCACCTTGGCCTGA
- the RNF212 gene encoding probable E3 SUMO-protein ligase RNF212 isoform X2 — MASWVFCNRCFQPPQATSCFSLTNCGHVYCDVCLRKGKRDECLICKVACRTILLSKHTDSDIQALFMGIDSLCRKYAKETSQILHPVKKMGNLACHSQDSAQPDKYVNEQLSLPRNLRISRKAQEETVSLLRRKGLSVGGVSQEVDAAGGAAAEGEVTTSSFQHSKNSSFHGLCFLVTAPSARPNGPLFQSRDSSASERVESMEVDLTPSPRRKPEVIAGPPRISLLSPPRDGRMGSIAHRPQHLGLTPRCSSEPQSLRIPALQMPCEWPRQSPAPAAGRGAAPRQPISISGLMQRQHPGPASLGGLVHE; from the exons ATGGCCAGCTGGGTGTTCTGTAACCGCTGCTTCCAGCCGCCCCAGGCGACGTCGTGCTTCAGCCTGACCAACTGTGGCCACGTGTACTGTGACGTCTGCCTGCGCAAAG GTAAAAGGGATGAATGCTTGATTTGTAAAGTTGCTTGTCGTACAATTCTACTTTCAAAACAT ACAGACTCCGACATCCAGGCGCTCTTCATGGGCATAGACAGTCTGTGCAGGAAGTATGCCAAGGAGACCTCCCAG ATTCTGCATCCTGTGAAGAAGATGGGAAACCTTGCGTGCCACAGCCAGGACtcggcacagccagataaatacgTAAATGAACAGCTCTCCCTTCCCAGAA ATCTCAGAATTTCAAGAAAAGCACAGGAGGAGACTGTTAGCCTTCTACGGAGAAAAG GTCTCTCAGTTGGAGGGGTCTCTCAGGAAGTCGACGCTGCGGGTGGAGCAGCTGCAGAG ggTGAGGTCACAACAAGCAGTTTTCAGCACAGTAAAAACTCCAGCTTCCA TGGTCTGTGCTTTCTCGTCACAGCGCCTTCAGCAAGGCCAAACGGACCTCTGTTCCAGTCCCGTGACTCATCAGCCTCTGAAAG GGTCGAGTCCATGGAAGTTGACCTCACGCCCTCTCCAAGGAGAAAG CCTGAGGTCATCGCTGGCCCACCGAGGATCTCCCTGCTCAGCCCACCTCGGGATGGACGCATGG GCAGCATCGCCCACCGCCCTCAGCACCTTGGCCTGACGCCCCGATGCTCCAGCGAGCCCCAGTCGCTCAG GATCCCGGCCCTGCAGATGCCCTGTGAGTGGCCCAGGCAGAGCCCAGCGCCCGCGGCGGGCAGAGGAGCAGCACCCAGGCAGCCCATCAGCATCTCGGGGCTGATGCAGAGGCAGCATCCAG GGCCTGCCAGCCTTGGGGGACTTGTGCACGAGTGA
- the RNF212 gene encoding probable E3 SUMO-protein ligase RNF212 isoform X9 produces the protein MCCSQTVTRPKDMRLSSGPVLPLSWAPGWHGRGQLLLGLCGDPGLAAVRHGLQTLYLRISRKAQEETVSLLRRKGLSVGGVSQEVDAAGGAAAEGEVTTSSFQHSKNSSFHGLCFLVTAPSARPNGPLFQSRDSSASERVESMEVDLTPSPRRKPEVIAGPPRISLLSPPRDGRMEMLTVLEAGGLKPSSQASAPASYLPELRACRRSLLPDPSTVSLWGSLASSELSWFLATFEQRCLHLRAASPTALSTLA, from the exons ATGTGCTGCTCCCAGACCGTAACCCGACCCAAGGACATGCGTCTTTCCTCCGGCCCAGTCCTCCCACTGTCCTGGGCTCCAGGGTGGCATGGCCGCGGTCAGCTCCTCCTCGGCCTCTGCGGAGACCCAGGGTTGGCTGCTGTCAGGCACGGCCTGCAGACTTTGT ATCTCAGAATTTCAAGAAAAGCACAGGAGGAGACTGTTAGCCTTCTACGGAGAAAAG GTCTCTCAGTTGGAGGGGTCTCTCAGGAAGTCGACGCTGCGGGTGGAGCAGCTGCAGAG ggTGAGGTCACAACAAGCAGTTTTCAGCACAGTAAAAACTCCAGCTTCCA TGGTCTGTGCTTTCTCGTCACAGCGCCTTCAGCAAGGCCAAACGGACCTCTGTTCCAGTCCCGTGACTCATCAGCCTCTGAAAG GGTCGAGTCCATGGAAGTTGACCTCACGCCCTCTCCAAGGAGAAAG CCTGAGGTCATCGCTGGCCCACCGAGGATCTCCCTGCTCAGCCCACCTCGGGATGGACGCATGG AGATGCTCACTGTCTTAGAGGCAGGAGGACTCAAGCCCTCTTCACAGGCATCTGCACCCGCCTCCTACCTCCCAGAGCTGCGTGCCTGTCGGCGGTCACTCTTACCCGACCCAAGCACTGTTTCATTGTGGGGCAGCTTGGCCAGCAGTGAGCTCTCCTGGTTTTTGGCCACCTTTGAACAACGTTGTCTTCATTTGAGG GCAGCATCGCCCACCGCCCTCAGCACCTTGGCCTGA
- the RNF212 gene encoding probable E3 SUMO-protein ligase RNF212 isoform X6, whose product MATVLEHIWITRKNGLLLYSDIQALFMGIDSLCRKYAKETSQILHPVKKMGNLACHSQDSAQPDKYVNEQLSLPRNLRISRKAQEETVSLLRRKGLSVGGVSQEVDAAGGAAAEGEVTTSSFQHSKNSSFHGLCFLVTAPSARPNGPLFQSRDSSASERVESMEVDLTPSPRRKPEVIAGPPRISLLSPPRDGRMEMLTVLEAGGLKPSSQASAPASYLPELRACRRSLLPDPSTVSLWGSLASSELSWFLATFEQRCLHLRAASPTALSTLA is encoded by the exons ATGGCCACTGTTTTGGAGCATATTTGGATAACAAGAAAAAATGGATTGTTACTGT ACTCCGACATCCAGGCGCTCTTCATGGGCATAGACAGTCTGTGCAGGAAGTATGCCAAGGAGACCTCCCAG ATTCTGCATCCTGTGAAGAAGATGGGAAACCTTGCGTGCCACAGCCAGGACtcggcacagccagataaatacgTAAATGAACAGCTCTCCCTTCCCAGAA ATCTCAGAATTTCAAGAAAAGCACAGGAGGAGACTGTTAGCCTTCTACGGAGAAAAG GTCTCTCAGTTGGAGGGGTCTCTCAGGAAGTCGACGCTGCGGGTGGAGCAGCTGCAGAG ggTGAGGTCACAACAAGCAGTTTTCAGCACAGTAAAAACTCCAGCTTCCA TGGTCTGTGCTTTCTCGTCACAGCGCCTTCAGCAAGGCCAAACGGACCTCTGTTCCAGTCCCGTGACTCATCAGCCTCTGAAAG GGTCGAGTCCATGGAAGTTGACCTCACGCCCTCTCCAAGGAGAAAG CCTGAGGTCATCGCTGGCCCACCGAGGATCTCCCTGCTCAGCCCACCTCGGGATGGACGCATGG AGATGCTCACTGTCTTAGAGGCAGGAGGACTCAAGCCCTCTTCACAGGCATCTGCACCCGCCTCCTACCTCCCAGAGCTGCGTGCCTGTCGGCGGTCACTCTTACCCGACCCAAGCACTGTTTCATTGTGGGGCAGCTTGGCCAGCAGTGAGCTCTCCTGGTTTTTGGCCACCTTTGAACAACGTTGTCTTCATTTGAGG GCAGCATCGCCCACCGCCCTCAGCACCTTGGCCTGA